The following proteins come from a genomic window of Proteiniphilum propionicum:
- a CDS encoding O-methyltransferase: MNNKLEEYILSHIDAEPDLLKNIDRDTHVKMLQTNMNAGHLQGRLLKMITQMIQPQRILEIGTFVGYSALCFAEGLGEIGELHTIEIDDELEDYIRQNFALSEHGHKIKLYIGDAMVIIPGFEDESFDMAFIDADKKLYWDYFEAIVPKIRKGGFILADNTLWYGKVVEKVKSNDWSTKGVLNFNERLSSDQRVEKVILPVRDGLTLIRKK, translated from the coding sequence ATGAATAACAAGTTAGAGGAATATATTCTATCCCATATAGATGCAGAACCGGACCTGCTTAAAAATATCGACCGCGACACGCATGTGAAGATGCTGCAGACGAATATGAACGCCGGGCATTTGCAGGGGAGGCTATTGAAAATGATTACTCAGATGATCCAGCCGCAGCGGATCCTCGAAATCGGGACCTTTGTCGGGTACTCGGCATTGTGCTTTGCCGAGGGGCTTGGTGAGATAGGTGAACTGCATACCATCGAAATAGATGACGAACTGGAGGACTATATCCGTCAGAATTTTGCACTTTCAGAGCACGGTCACAAGATAAAGCTCTACATTGGCGATGCCATGGTGATAATTCCCGGCTTCGAAGATGAAAGCTTCGATATGGCTTTTATTGATGCTGATAAGAAACTATATTGGGACTATTTTGAGGCAATTGTTCCAAAAATCAGAAAGGGTGGTTTTATCCTTGCTGATAACACGCTATGGTACGGTAAAGTGGTGGAAAAAGTGAAAAGCAACGATTGGTCGACCAAAGGTGTTTTGAACTTTAATGAAAGGCTTTCATCAGACCAGAGAGTAGAGAAAGTGATTTTGCCTGTCCGCGACGGGCTAACACTCATAAGAAAAAAATAG
- the pyk gene encoding pyruvate kinase, with protein MHKHTKIIATISDKRCDVAFLEQLFKAGMNVVRLNSAHLDEDGFLKIIRNVREVSERIAILVDTKGPEIRTTVAENPIKLKTGDKIKIVGNSAGVSTNDSICITYNNIAGEMREGDDILIDDGEIDLQVLEVKTDHLLCRVMNDGIIGSRKSVNIPGVRINLPAITDRDRKFIALAEKHEVDFIAHSFVRNREDVLAVQDILDELKSPIKIIAKIENQEGVDNADEILEVAYGIMVARGDLGIEVAQEKIPGIQRVLIRQAIHHKKPVIVATQMLHSMIDHPRPTRAEITDIANAIYYRTDAVMLSGETAYGKYPVEAVSTMAKTAYEAELTKLEENDIRVPYNTDDDREVTEFLAKQAVKSSARLNVKAIVTDSHTGRTARVLAAFRGRSPIYAIATSKRLARELALSYGIWAEYQQGKGDGNTKESRRAYFTDAIRKLIDKKMIESKDRVAYLGGSFGETGGTTYLEISEAWKILEAKEKYILPDYTM; from the coding sequence ATGCATAAACATACTAAAATTATAGCTACCATATCCGATAAAAGGTGCGATGTGGCTTTCCTGGAACAACTATTCAAAGCCGGAATGAATGTGGTTCGGCTTAACTCGGCTCATCTTGACGAAGATGGTTTTTTAAAGATTATCCGAAACGTAAGGGAAGTATCTGAGCGGATTGCTATATTGGTCGACACAAAAGGGCCTGAGATAAGGACTACGGTGGCTGAAAATCCAATCAAACTAAAAACTGGCGATAAAATAAAAATAGTTGGAAATTCCGCCGGTGTATCTACTAACGATTCTATCTGTATAACATATAATAATATAGCCGGAGAAATGCGGGAGGGCGATGATATACTGATTGATGACGGTGAAATAGACCTTCAAGTTCTTGAGGTGAAAACCGATCATCTCCTCTGTCGAGTGATGAATGACGGTATCATCGGCAGCCGTAAAAGCGTAAATATCCCGGGTGTGAGAATTAACCTGCCGGCCATTACTGATAGGGACAGGAAATTTATTGCACTGGCAGAGAAGCACGAGGTGGACTTTATTGCACACTCTTTTGTCAGAAACAGGGAGGATGTGCTGGCAGTGCAGGATATACTTGATGAGCTGAAGAGCCCTATCAAGATCATAGCCAAGATAGAGAATCAGGAGGGTGTGGATAACGCCGACGAGATATTGGAGGTTGCCTATGGTATCATGGTGGCTCGCGGCGATCTGGGTATAGAGGTGGCACAGGAGAAGATTCCAGGCATTCAGCGTGTACTTATCAGACAAGCTATTCACCACAAGAAGCCGGTGATAGTAGCAACGCAGATGTTGCACTCTATGATTGATCACCCGCGTCCCACACGTGCCGAGATAACAGATATAGCAAACGCCATATACTATCGTACCGATGCAGTGATGCTCAGCGGAGAGACCGCTTACGGGAAATATCCTGTTGAAGCTGTCAGTACTATGGCGAAAACGGCATATGAAGCGGAGTTGACAAAACTGGAGGAAAACGATATACGTGTCCCATACAATACTGATGACGACCGTGAAGTGACTGAATTCCTGGCAAAACAGGCAGTGAAATCTTCAGCTCGGCTTAATGTTAAAGCTATTGTAACTGACAGCCATACTGGCAGAACAGCCAGAGTGCTGGCCGCCTTCCGTGGAAGAAGTCCCATCTATGCCATTGCCACAAGTAAAAGGCTTGCACGTGAGCTGGCACTGTCATATGGCATTTGGGCAGAGTACCAGCAGGGTAAAGGAGACGGTAATACCAAAGAGAGCCGTAGAGCCTATTTTACTGATGCTATCCGTAAGCTGATAGATAAGAAAATGATAGAATCAAAAGACCGGGTTGCTTACCTGGGAGGTAGTTTCGGCGAAACAGGCGGTACAACATATCTTGAGATAAGCGAGGCTTGGAAAATTCTGGAAGCGAAAGAGAAATATATTTTGCCTGACTATACAATGTGA
- the aroQ gene encoding type II 3-dehydroquinate dehydratase produces MKIQIINGPNLNLLGSREPSIYGNKTFDDFLSELEEEYPEIEIDYFQSNIEGEIIDKIHEAGFVCQGIILNAGGYTHTSVAIRDAIKSVVAPVVEVHISNVYAREEFRHHSMLSPVCLGVIAGFGTDSYRLAVDAIILANNK; encoded by the coding sequence ATGAAGATTCAAATCATTAACGGGCCAAATCTCAATCTGCTTGGGTCCCGTGAACCCAGTATATATGGCAACAAAACGTTTGACGACTTCCTCAGCGAACTGGAAGAAGAGTATCCTGAGATAGAAATTGACTATTTCCAGTCGAATATCGAAGGCGAAATTATCGATAAGATACATGAGGCAGGCTTTGTTTGCCAAGGTATTATTCTTAATGCAGGAGGCTATACACACACATCGGTGGCAATACGTGATGCTATAAAATCGGTTGTTGCGCCGGTGGTTGAAGTGCATATCTCCAATGTTTATGCACGGGAGGAGTTCCGCCACCATTCAATGCTTTCGCCCGTTTGTTTAGGGGTGATTGCCGGATTTGGAACCGATTCTTACCGGTTGGCTGTTGATGCAATTATTTTGGCAAACAATAAATAG
- the nifJ gene encoding pyruvate:ferredoxin (flavodoxin) oxidoreductase: protein MAKQKNYLTCDGNQAAAHIAYMFSEVAAIYPITPSSTMAEYVDEWAAAGRKNIFGQPVLVQEMQSEAGAAGAMHGSLQAGALTSTFTASQGLLLMLPNMYKMAGELLPGVFHVSARALASHALSIFGDQQDVMAARPTGVALFATGSVQEVMDLAAVAHLAAIESRVPFMHFFDGFRTSHEIQKIEALSNDDLAPLINMDALKAFRDRALNPDNPVTRGTAQNDDIYFQAREASNPFYDAVPEVVEKYLEKLAGVTGRKYGLFNYYGDPKAERVIIAMGSVTETIREVVDHLNANGEKVGMVAVHLYRPFKADAFLSVIPETVKRIGVLDKTKEPGAPGQPLYLDVKDSFYGKENAPEIVGGIYGLSSKDTTPSQIISVFENLSMKLPKNDFTIGIVDDVTFKSLPVKEEVSMDETTYEAKFYGLGSDGTVGANKNSIKIIGDNTDKYVQAYFAYDSKKSGGFTCSHLRFGDNPIRSTYLVNTPNFVACHVPAYLHLYDVTAGLKKNGTFLLNSLWTKEEVPNHLPDNVKKYFAKNNIRLYIINATEIAEEIGLGNRTNTILQSAFFKISNVIPYDQAVDQMKKFIVKSYGRKGEDVVKMNYSAVDRGGDVEEVEIPKEWADIQVVAETPDDAPEFIRKVVRTVNAQRGYSLPVSAFSGREDGTWEQGTTKYEKRGVAVNVPVWKPESCIQCNQCAYVCPHATIRPFVLDEDEQKGLDEDVDILKAQGKQFAGMGFRVQVDVLDCLGCGNCADVCPGKKGEKALEMVPILTQYENQKNWDYMVNNVSSKAHLVDVKLNVKNSQFAKPLFEFSGACSGCGETPYIKLITQLYGDRMMIANATGCSSIYGASAPATPYTKNEEGKGPAWANSLFEDNAEFGYGFVIAHTSMRNHIQDLMQKALQSDAFTDEQKGLFGRWIEFKNDTDESKKVSEEIKASLSGSTEKIALEILSLEKYLAKKSIWVFGGDGWAYDIGFGGLDHVLASGQDINVLVLDTEVYSNTGGQSSKSTPIAAVAKFAAAGKRIRKKDLGMIATTYGYVYVAQVAMGANQSQTLKAFKEAESYNGPSIVIAYSPCISHGLRRGMGFSQAEQKAAVECGYWHLWRYDPRLEKEGKNPFQLDSKEPDWSKFKDFLMGEVRYTQLTKSFPQQAGELFDAAKENAQWRYRSYKRMAAASFADTTAGSEAEEEPAGGEN, encoded by the coding sequence ATGGCAAAACAAAAAAACTATTTAACCTGCGACGGTAATCAGGCAGCAGCGCACATCGCCTATATGTTTAGCGAGGTGGCCGCTATCTACCCGATCACACCATCATCAACGATGGCTGAATATGTGGATGAGTGGGCGGCTGCAGGAAGAAAGAACATCTTCGGACAACCTGTACTGGTGCAGGAGATGCAGTCGGAAGCCGGTGCTGCCGGTGCCATGCACGGCTCGCTTCAGGCAGGGGCACTTACTTCAACATTTACAGCATCACAAGGATTGTTGCTGATGCTGCCCAATATGTATAAAATGGCGGGCGAATTGCTACCGGGGGTATTTCACGTGTCGGCACGGGCACTCGCATCACATGCATTGTCAATTTTTGGCGATCAACAGGACGTGATGGCTGCAAGGCCTACGGGTGTTGCCCTTTTTGCAACAGGGTCGGTACAGGAGGTAATGGATCTAGCTGCAGTAGCACATCTGGCAGCTATTGAATCCAGGGTTCCATTTATGCATTTCTTCGACGGATTCCGTACATCACACGAAATCCAGAAGATAGAGGCATTATCAAACGATGATCTGGCTCCGCTTATCAACATGGATGCATTGAAGGCTTTCCGTGACAGGGCTTTGAATCCTGACAATCCTGTTACAAGAGGAACGGCTCAGAACGATGATATCTATTTCCAGGCACGTGAAGCTTCCAACCCCTTTTATGATGCCGTTCCTGAGGTGGTTGAAAAATATCTTGAGAAACTGGCTGGCGTGACTGGCCGTAAATATGGTTTGTTCAACTATTACGGAGATCCGAAGGCCGAAAGAGTAATTATTGCTATGGGGTCGGTAACCGAAACCATACGTGAGGTTGTAGATCACCTGAATGCCAACGGTGAAAAAGTGGGAATGGTGGCTGTTCATCTCTATCGTCCTTTCAAGGCTGATGCTTTCCTGTCGGTTATTCCTGAAACGGTTAAACGGATTGGAGTACTGGATAAGACCAAAGAACCGGGTGCTCCCGGACAACCTCTCTACCTCGATGTGAAAGACAGTTTTTATGGCAAAGAGAATGCTCCTGAGATTGTTGGAGGTATTTATGGGCTCTCTTCTAAAGACACCACTCCGTCACAGATTATCTCGGTATTCGAAAACCTTTCAATGAAGCTGCCGAAAAATGATTTCACTATCGGTATCGTGGATGATGTTACATTCAAGTCACTCCCTGTTAAAGAGGAGGTGTCTATGGATGAGACAACCTACGAAGCCAAATTCTACGGGCTGGGATCAGACGGTACGGTCGGGGCCAACAAAAACTCAATAAAGATTATCGGAGATAATACAGATAAATATGTGCAGGCATATTTCGCCTACGATTCCAAAAAATCCGGTGGATTCACCTGCTCACACCTTCGATTCGGCGATAACCCAATACGTTCAACCTATCTGGTAAATACGCCCAACTTTGTAGCATGTCACGTTCCGGCATACCTGCACCTGTATGATGTGACCGCAGGACTTAAGAAAAATGGAACATTCCTGCTTAACTCACTGTGGACTAAGGAAGAGGTGCCCAATCACTTGCCTGATAATGTGAAAAAGTATTTTGCTAAAAATAACATCAGGCTATATATTATCAACGCTACTGAAATTGCTGAGGAGATTGGACTGGGCAATCGTACAAACACCATACTGCAATCTGCATTCTTTAAGATATCCAATGTAATACCTTACGACCAGGCTGTTGATCAGATGAAGAAATTCATAGTGAAGTCATACGGCCGGAAGGGTGAGGATGTGGTGAAGATGAACTACTCAGCCGTCGATCGCGGAGGCGATGTGGAAGAGGTAGAAATACCAAAAGAATGGGCCGATATTCAGGTTGTTGCAGAAACGCCGGATGATGCACCGGAATTCATCAGGAAAGTGGTGCGCACGGTAAATGCTCAGCGAGGCTACAGCCTTCCCGTATCTGCTTTCAGTGGTCGTGAAGACGGTACATGGGAACAGGGTACAACCAAATATGAAAAGCGCGGCGTTGCCGTGAATGTACCAGTTTGGAAGCCCGAATCATGTATTCAGTGTAACCAGTGTGCATATGTATGCCCGCACGCAACTATTCGCCCGTTTGTCCTGGATGAGGATGAGCAGAAAGGTTTGGACGAAGATGTGGATATTCTTAAGGCACAGGGTAAACAGTTTGCAGGAATGGGATTCCGTGTCCAGGTGGACGTGCTCGACTGTCTGGGCTGCGGCAACTGCGCTGATGTATGTCCCGGTAAAAAGGGAGAGAAAGCTCTCGAGATGGTGCCCATTTTAACGCAATATGAGAACCAGAAAAACTGGGATTATATGGTTAATAACGTTTCCAGTAAAGCACACTTGGTTGACGTTAAGCTTAACGTGAAAAACTCGCAGTTCGCGAAGCCTCTGTTTGAATTCTCAGGCGCATGCTCTGGTTGCGGTGAAACACCCTATATAAAGCTGATTACACAGCTTTACGGCGATAGAATGATGATCGCCAATGCTACCGGCTGTTCGTCTATATATGGAGCATCGGCTCCTGCTACGCCTTACACCAAAAATGAAGAAGGTAAAGGGCCGGCATGGGCAAACTCACTTTTTGAAGATAATGCAGAGTTCGGTTACGGGTTTGTGATTGCTCACACAAGTATGCGTAATCATATCCAGGACCTTATGCAGAAAGCACTACAGTCTGATGCATTCACGGATGAGCAGAAGGGTTTGTTCGGTCGGTGGATTGAATTTAAAAATGATACAGATGAATCGAAAAAAGTGTCAGAAGAGATAAAGGCATCACTGTCTGGTTCTACTGAAAAGATTGCTCTAGAGATACTCTCTCTTGAAAAGTATCTTGCCAAAAAATCCATCTGGGTGTTTGGAGGCGACGGATGGGCATACGACATAGGTTTCGGCGGACTCGACCATGTGCTGGCAAGCGGACAGGATATCAACGTGCTTGTGCTTGATACCGAGGTATATTCCAATACCGGGGGACAGTCGTCAAAGTCCACGCCCATTGCGGCAGTGGCTAAGTTTGCTGCAGCAGGAAAGCGTATCCGCAAGAAAGATCTCGGCATGATTGCAACTACTTACGGATATGTATATGTAGCGCAGGTAGCTATGGGAGCCAACCAGTCGCAAACACTGAAAGCTTTTAAAGAGGCAGAGTCGTACAACGGCCCTTCAATCGTTATTGCCTATTCACCCTGTATCAGTCATGGGTTGAGAAGGGGTATGGGATTTTCTCAGGCCGAACAGAAAGCTGCTGTTGAATGTGGTTACTGGCATCTGTGGCGATATGATCCCCGTCTGGAAAAAGAGGGTAAGAACCCGTTCCAGCTCGACAGCAAGGAGCCTGACTGGAGCAAATTCAAAGACTTCCTTATGGGCGAAGTGCGATATACGCAGTTGACAAAATCTTTCCCACAGCAAGCAGGAGAGTTGTTCGATGCCGCAAAAGAAAATGCACAGTGGCGCTATCGCTCTTATAAACGTATGGCTGCAGCATCTTTCGCAGATACTACCGCAGGAAGTGAAGCGGAAGAAGAACCGGCAGGTGGAGAAAATTAA
- a CDS encoding bifunctional alpha,alpha-trehalose-phosphate synthase (UDP-forming)/trehalose-phosphatase, which yields MKIIIIANRLPVKIERKEKEFCITRSEGGLATGLGSLETESELYWVGWPGIHTEDENEKLEIREKLHELNFHPVFLSSEQIENYYEGYSNGTIWPLCHYFFSFIEYRGEYWETYREVNALFCSEVMPFIEKDDIIWVQDYQLMLLPKMIRDEKPKASIGYFHHIPFPSYELFRVLPEREEVLEGLLGADLIGFHTHEYMRHFISAIYRVLDLNCNLDEINLQDRIVHVDAFPMGINYEQYHNAPTLPEVKEKSEMLRKELGNNTVILSVDRLDYSKGILHRLQGFSKFLQHHPEFHEKVSLTMIVVPSRDTVDIYADLKTKIDQAIGEINGKYSRLGWTPIYYFYRSFSFEELIAMYDIAGIALVTPLRDGMNLVAKEYLATKREKAGVLILSEMAGASIELQDAITINPNDTVEIEEAILEALSMPENEKIDRLQNMQKRISTETVKKWANDFVKELRSIKTQNREILQKIVGKRQLNQIKSAYDDASSRLILLDYDGTLAPFVKNPDDAQPSSMLIDLLSKMTADRKNKVVINSGRNRRVLDNWFKLSHLDFAAEHGMFYKENGKWHNNLLEKVIWDDEIIDIIRHTIEKTPRSYMEEKDAALVWHYRNVDIWLAELRAQQLINALMGPCTRLNLQIVPGNKVVEVKPPDFNKGSEVVRRLEQDSYDFIMAIGDDTTDEDMFRALPPSGISIKVGNFSPAAKYRIPLQSSVIPFLIKLIQ from the coding sequence ATGAAAATAATAATCATTGCCAACAGACTACCGGTTAAAATTGAGAGAAAAGAGAAAGAATTCTGTATTACCAGAAGTGAGGGAGGTTTGGCTACCGGCCTCGGTTCACTTGAGACAGAGTCGGAATTATACTGGGTTGGCTGGCCTGGGATTCATACTGAAGATGAAAATGAGAAGCTGGAGATAAGGGAAAAATTGCATGAACTAAACTTCCATCCTGTTTTTTTATCTTCCGAACAAATAGAAAACTATTATGAAGGTTACAGCAACGGCACAATATGGCCGCTGTGTCATTACTTTTTCTCGTTTATTGAATACAGAGGGGAGTACTGGGAGACATATCGCGAAGTGAATGCTCTGTTCTGTAGCGAGGTAATGCCATTCATCGAAAAAGATGATATAATCTGGGTACAGGATTACCAGTTGATGCTTTTGCCTAAAATGATTCGAGACGAAAAGCCAAAAGCCAGCATCGGTTACTTCCACCATATTCCGTTTCCATCATACGAGCTTTTCAGGGTTCTCCCTGAACGTGAAGAGGTACTGGAAGGTTTACTGGGCGCCGACCTTATAGGTTTCCATACACATGAGTACATGAGACATTTTATCAGCGCCATTTACCGGGTACTCGATCTGAATTGCAACCTCGATGAAATAAACCTGCAAGACAGGATTGTTCACGTTGATGCTTTCCCCATGGGCATAAATTATGAACAGTACCACAATGCACCCACACTGCCTGAGGTAAAGGAGAAATCGGAGATGTTAAGGAAGGAGTTAGGCAACAATACCGTAATTCTTTCAGTTGACCGGCTGGATTACAGTAAGGGCATTCTGCACCGTCTTCAGGGGTTTTCCAAGTTCTTGCAACACCATCCCGAATTCCACGAAAAGGTGTCACTAACAATGATAGTGGTCCCTTCCCGCGACACTGTTGATATATATGCAGACCTGAAGACAAAGATAGATCAGGCTATTGGTGAGATAAACGGCAAATACTCAAGGCTGGGTTGGACTCCCATATACTACTTTTACCGCAGCTTTTCGTTTGAAGAGCTTATTGCAATGTATGATATTGCAGGGATTGCCCTAGTTACACCGCTTCGCGACGGAATGAACCTTGTAGCAAAGGAGTACCTTGCTACCAAACGCGAGAAGGCTGGAGTACTCATTCTCAGTGAAATGGCAGGCGCCTCCATTGAGCTGCAGGATGCTATAACAATAAATCCCAATGACACGGTTGAGATTGAGGAGGCCATCTTGGAGGCTTTGAGTATGCCTGAAAATGAGAAAATAGACAGGCTGCAAAATATGCAAAAACGTATCTCAACAGAGACGGTAAAAAAATGGGCAAACGACTTTGTTAAAGAGCTGCGGTCTATCAAAACACAGAACAGAGAGATTTTGCAGAAGATAGTAGGGAAAAGGCAACTCAACCAGATAAAGAGCGCTTATGATGACGCATCTTCCCGTTTAATACTTCTAGATTACGATGGCACACTCGCTCCATTCGTAAAAAACCCCGATGATGCCCAACCTTCGTCCATGCTAATAGATCTATTAAGTAAGATGACTGCCGACAGAAAGAACAAGGTGGTAATAAACAGTGGCAGAAACAGGAGGGTTCTCGACAACTGGTTTAAGCTATCGCATCTCGATTTTGCTGCTGAACACGGCATGTTCTATAAAGAAAACGGAAAGTGGCACAACAACTTGCTTGAAAAAGTGATTTGGGATGATGAGATAATTGATATCATACGGCACACAATTGAAAAGACTCCAAGATCATATATGGAGGAGAAAGATGCAGCCCTTGTGTGGCACTACCGCAATGTTGACATATGGCTTGCCGAACTTCGTGCCCAGCAGCTAATCAACGCCCTTATGGGACCCTGTACAAGATTGAACCTGCAGATAGTGCCTGGTAACAAAGTAGTTGAGGTAAAGCCACCTGATTTCAACAAGGGGAGTGAAGTAGTTCGCAGGCTGGAACAGGACAGCTACGATTTTATAATGGCTATAGGCGATGACACTACCGATGAGGATATGTTCCGGGCACTGCCACCGAGCGGCATCAGCATTAAGGTAGGCAACTTCTCTCCGGCAGCCAAGTACCGCATCCCACTACAATCGTCTGTTATTCCTTTCCTCATCAAACTAATCCAATAA
- a CDS encoding mechanosensitive ion channel family protein, giving the protein MTFIDHLLSPENPLRHPFIALLFLALFGILTAVYRQIIRRWRSRARKSRSRIDDFMVRLFTLPGIWFIFALLLNLFSGLLSEDKQVYGVLRKISQIMLILTVGWIVVQVVRALFHHWQKQLDIQNPDNLEARKRLTQMSMIERITVIAIIFIFTAIALMTIEQVRQLGMSLLASAGVAGIIIGFAAQRSFGQIFSGIQIAFTQPIRLDDVVVIEGEWGRIEEIHITYAVVKIWDERRLIVPIDYFLNNPIQNWTRSSSQILGTLFLPVSYDLPLEPLREELTRIVQGDPNWDGRVQNIQVTDSREWYKQLRVLVSSADSSRNWDLRVSVREKLIDFINTNYPGSFAKINTFGTALPNTNIRRKQGNQ; this is encoded by the coding sequence ATGACATTTATCGATCATCTTCTTTCACCGGAGAACCCCCTCCGACACCCCTTTATTGCGCTGCTGTTCCTGGCACTGTTCGGCATTCTCACAGCCGTATACCGTCAAATCATCAGGCGGTGGCGCAGTCGAGCCCGCAAAAGCAGAAGCCGGATAGACGATTTCATGGTGCGGCTCTTCACCCTGCCAGGCATCTGGTTTATCTTCGCCCTGCTGCTCAACCTGTTCAGCGGCCTGCTCAGTGAAGATAAACAGGTCTACGGTGTATTGCGCAAGATCAGCCAGATCATGCTGATCCTCACTGTCGGCTGGATCGTGGTACAGGTGGTCAGGGCGCTCTTCCACCACTGGCAAAAACAGCTCGACATCCAAAATCCCGACAACCTGGAAGCTAGGAAACGGCTCACGCAGATGAGCATGATCGAGCGCATCACAGTGATTGCCATCATTTTCATCTTCACGGCCATCGCACTGATGACCATTGAGCAGGTGCGCCAGCTGGGGATGAGCCTGCTGGCATCGGCCGGCGTGGCAGGGATTATCATCGGTTTTGCCGCACAACGCAGCTTCGGTCAGATCTTCTCAGGCATACAGATCGCCTTCACCCAACCCATACGGCTGGATGACGTGGTGGTGATCGAGGGGGAGTGGGGACGCATCGAAGAGATACATATCACCTATGCAGTGGTGAAGATATGGGATGAGCGACGGCTGATCGTGCCCATCGACTACTTTCTCAACAACCCGATACAGAACTGGACACGCAGCAGCTCGCAAATACTGGGCACCCTCTTTCTCCCTGTCTCCTACGACCTGCCACTGGAACCGTTGCGCGAGGAGCTGACCCGCATTGTGCAAGGGGATCCCAACTGGGACGGACGGGTGCAGAACATACAGGTGACCGACAGCAGGGAGTGGTATAAGCAACTGCGGGTGCTGGTGAGCAGTGCCGACTCCTCCCGCAACTGGGACCTGCGGGTCTCGGTACGGGAGAAGCTGATTGACTTTATCAATACAAACTATCCCGGCTCATTTGCGAAGATCAACACTTTCGGGACTGCCCTACCGAACACAAACATCCGGAGGAAACAGGGCAATCAGTAA